The following are from one region of the Gloeomargarita lithophora Alchichica-D10 genome:
- a CDS encoding ABC transporter ATP-binding protein, producing the protein MLSLVDVSYHPPATPQPVLQRVSFGLPSQSLSLIVGVSGAGKTTLLELIAGLATPTQGKILWREQPLQAPDLQELAGLVFQFPERHFCGLTLLEELRLGHPELTLEQVQQVLTTVHLRDVPLHQPPHYLSGGQQRRLALAVQLIRQPYLLLLDEPLAGLDWSMRRQVMQLLQELKRTWALLVVSHDTCELSAMADQVWCLEGGRLRGLTG; encoded by the coding sequence ATGCTCTCCCTGGTTGATGTCAGTTACCATCCACCGGCCACGCCCCAGCCGGTACTCCAGCGGGTAAGTTTTGGCCTCCCATCCCAATCCTTGAGCTTGATTGTGGGGGTGAGTGGGGCGGGCAAAACCACCTTATTGGAATTAATCGCCGGTCTGGCGACCCCCACCCAGGGGAAAATCCTCTGGCGAGAACAGCCCTTGCAAGCTCCAGATTTGCAAGAACTGGCGGGGCTGGTATTTCAATTCCCGGAGCGGCATTTTTGCGGGTTGACCCTGTTGGAGGAATTGCGGCTCGGCCATCCCGAACTCACCCTGGAGCAGGTGCAACAGGTGCTGACGACCGTGCATTTGCGTGATGTTCCCCTGCATCAGCCCCCCCATTACCTCAGCGGCGGCCAACAACGGCGGTTAGCCCTGGCGGTGCAATTGATTCGTCAGCCCTATCTACTTTTGCTCGATGAACCCTTGGCCGGGTTGGACTGGTCTATGCGGCGGCAGGTGATGCAGTTGCTACAAGAATTAAAACGCACTTGGGCGTTGTTGGTGGTCAGCCACGACACCTGCGAACTGAGTGCGATGGCGGAT
- a CDS encoding winged helix-turn-helix transcriptional regulator: MPTDLPVSYETFWQDERLACAVSAALGVIAGRWKVLILRELLPGAQRFNQLQRALVGISSKVLTEQLRQMEQDGIIHRQDFAELPLRVEYALTPLGRQLHPVLHLMHQWGSDYLARQPQRWEQWVSQDD, encoded by the coding sequence ATGCCTACTGACCTGCCGGTGTCCTACGAAACCTTTTGGCAGGATGAACGCCTCGCCTGTGCGGTGTCTGCCGCCCTGGGGGTGATTGCGGGGCGGTGGAAAGTGTTGATTTTGCGGGAGCTTTTGCCCGGTGCCCAACGGTTTAACCAACTCCAACGGGCATTGGTGGGCATTAGCAGCAAAGTGTTGACGGAGCAACTGCGGCAGATGGAGCAGGATGGGATTATCCACCGCCAGGATTTTGCGGAATTGCCCCTCCGGGTGGAATATGCACTCACGCCCTTGGGTCGGCAACTGCATCCGGTACTGCACCTGATGCACCAATGGGGAAGTGATTATCTCGCCCGTCAGCCCCAACGCTGGGAGCAGTGGGTGTCTCAGGATGATTAA